In a genomic window of Ochrobactrum sp. Marseille-Q0166:
- a CDS encoding helix-turn-helix domain-containing protein: MLENALLYDAHGQPLLRGKLNSSREWSEVSAFCNAVYMPLVARPLVKGTDPDATLRTLSIGRIIFSRFCFGVPTKADDFDPSSGNIIVVNTMRGSVRHPLADGVSIDTQSGDSYVVDCSRIDYWNVADGDDLQFNLTIPHSLMEETAQRWYGFVPEDDLWKKRLVFSQGNSAWLSLVEYAARSVDARIDRIVSPLIEKRIEETLCLELLRGWALSSGLHLETGARNAAPKYVREAERLMEERAHEGPSVAEIAEAIGISTRSLSDAFRRFRGITPHDYLSAKRLDGLRKALEQASPGETISSIGHARGYFNLTAMANSYRKRFGESPSQTLRTRT, encoded by the coding sequence ATGCTGGAAAATGCGCTGTTGTATGATGCACATGGTCAGCCACTTCTGCGTGGAAAGCTAAACTCTTCGCGTGAGTGGTCTGAAGTCAGCGCTTTTTGCAATGCCGTTTACATGCCGCTCGTAGCACGCCCCCTTGTTAAGGGAACCGACCCTGATGCCACGCTAAGGACCCTTTCCATCGGCCGTATAATCTTCAGCCGCTTCTGCTTCGGCGTGCCGACAAAGGCAGACGATTTCGACCCGTCCTCCGGCAATATCATCGTCGTCAACACGATGCGAGGAAGCGTTCGCCACCCGCTCGCCGATGGCGTGAGCATTGATACACAGTCAGGGGACAGCTATGTGGTCGATTGCAGCCGAATAGACTATTGGAACGTCGCCGATGGCGATGATCTGCAATTCAATCTCACCATTCCACACAGCTTGATGGAAGAAACAGCACAGCGATGGTATGGTTTCGTGCCGGAGGATGACCTGTGGAAGAAGCGCCTCGTCTTCAGTCAAGGGAATTCAGCATGGCTGTCTCTGGTCGAGTATGCGGCGCGTTCAGTTGATGCGCGTATTGACCGCATCGTGAGCCCACTGATCGAAAAGCGTATCGAGGAAACCCTCTGCCTGGAATTGCTTCGCGGCTGGGCATTAAGCTCCGGCCTTCACCTCGAGACGGGCGCGCGCAATGCCGCTCCGAAATATGTCCGCGAAGCCGAACGGCTGATGGAAGAGCGCGCGCATGAAGGCCCCTCAGTCGCTGAGATCGCGGAAGCGATAGGCATTTCCACTCGCAGTCTTTCCGATGCTTTCCGTCGCTTTCGAGGCATCACTCCCCACGATTATCTGTCGGCAAAACGTCTCGATGGTCTACGCAAAGCGCTGGAGCAGGCTTCTCCCGGGGAAACAATATCTTCTATTGGTCATGCGCGTGGTTATTTCAACCTTACCGCAATGGCCAACAGTTACCGCAAGCGTTTTGGTGAAAGCCCTTCCCAGACGCTGCGCACTCGCACTTAA